The genomic segment GCATGCCCTCTGTACCTTGCATGTCAAACGTGGCCAAGATCCCTGACTACCTCGTGAGGAGGACGAGGGTGGCTGGGGTCTCATTTCCCTGAGCTTGGCCGCAAGTTACATCACCCCATCAGCCAAAGACCAACCTCCCTCCTTGCCCACCACCAGCGCAGCCCCAAGGCCAGGGCTTGGAGCAAGGAGGGGCATTACTGCGGCTTGGGGCAGAAGAGGCGGGTGTTGGGGGAGTCCCACAGCTTGGCACATCCTTGGCAGGCTAGAGGCCCCTGCTGCACTCTGCTCCTTCTTGCAAGCTCTCGAAGACCATTTGTCTGTCCATGTCTCACTATATTATGTAAGCGTGTATCTACATTACTGTGGGCGGGTGGGGGGGTTCAGCGGATGATAGATGTAGCTGTGTAAATGCCGTATCTATACTTTTACCATTAGgggactgatttttttttttattcagtgggctttgcgtttttttttttttttgtgtgttttgtttgtttgggtttttttttttaagaaataaaaagaaactgcttGACTGGTTTCAAGCACCCTTGTGAACCCATGTCTGGTTGGTGTATGTCTGGGGGTGCTGCACGGCGGTTGTCTTGGGAGGTGTGCTGCTCTCCCACCTGGAGTGATGGCAGCTTGGCCAGGGCTGCTCGTTCGGGCTCTGGCACATGCTGTTTGTCGCTGCAATGGTGGTACTGGCAAGGAGCCCTGAGCCACTGAGCTGCGCTCCCTTGTGCTGTGGAGCTGCCATCCCCAGGTGAAGCATTTCTCTGTCCTCAGGTGCTTTTCTCTGCCAGGAGGTGCTGCACGGGGGCTTGTGGCAagggtttgtggttttgatgTCTCTTGCAACGGTGCTGGGGCAGGTCACAATGCTCCGACTTTTGACTTATGATTCCTGGCCTTTAATAGCCCAGCTCCTCCATTGCCTCTGTGCCCCAGTTCACCTCATGGGTATCCCGTGCTGGAGGCACTGCAGGAGCAGGGTTCAGGTGTGGGTATGTGTGTTGTGTCTGTGCTCTGCTCTGGCTGGGGTGGGATGTTTCTCCTGTGCAGTGTGGCTGGGGGAGGGCTGCTGACATATCAGCACTTCCTGTGTGGGGTTTTAGCCTGGTCCCCACTTTGCACTGTGTGTACTCTGGTGCtcatgagaaggaaaaaggtcATTCCTGGGTTAAACCATGTTCAGCAAAGCTTTGCGTTTTCTTTCCATACCTATGACCCAGTAGACAGAGGAATGTTGCACAGCTGACCCTCCCAACCCTGCACCGGTGGGACATACCATCTATCCAGGCAGCCTTGGCTGTTTTCCCTGCAATGCACAGCAGTGCCTGGGAGCGGCAAGGGTCCTGGGGACCCTGACAGCTCCTTGGGTCTCACCTGTGGGGTCAAGCCCAGATGGGCATCCCAGCACATGGAGCAGCGCAAGTTAGCAATCATGTTACTTTAGGCTCAAGCCAGCAGCTTAAGCCTGGTGATTTTGGGGGAAatgtggggtggggtgggggggaagaaagggagagTGCCTGCCCACCCTGAAGGGCTCTTGGGGGTTCAGGCTGGCCAGGGTATGGGGCTACATTAATTGAAAAGGCTCAGGCAAAAGTAGGGAATGGACCCCAGAGCCCAAGTGCCTTCTGGCAGAGGGCTGTGGTATCACACACCTGCAGTGCTTGGTAAGGGGGTAGGAGGAAAGgcggaaaaaaaaacatgcaagagCATCTTCCACTGGTCTGGCTCACCACCTGCAAGCCTGGGACATGCAAGCCTTGTCCACGCTCACCCCCAGCTTTCAGGTGTCCATAACCCCTCTAGCCGACAGTGCTGCAAGGAGtacaggcagggctgtgcaggcagcaggtaACAGCACAGTGTCAGCTACATTGCACGTAGCAGTGGGGCCTGCCTTGGTCTCCCCTGACAGCTGGTGTTCACtcacctgcctgcagcacatGCCCTGTGCCAGGAGCAAGCGTCCACCCACCCATGCTCTGCGCAGCGCTtacacagcagcagcccagcacaCAGTACCTGCCCTGAGGCTGTCGCTTGCCACCCAGCAGCAGAATACATTGGGGAGAAATTTGGGGCTTGTGACATATGCTGGAGTATCACACTAGTGGGGCCTGTCCCACCTCAGTCAGCTCcttgcagctggcacagtgccaCACCGCATCCCCATGGGCACGCTGCTCCTGGCACTGAGCAATGCAGGCCGCTGCCCAAACCTCCAGTGCCgcaagcagagctggcagagtGTTAGAGTTGGGCTTTGTCCATGGGAGGCTCAGTTTGGGCTGGTACGTGCGTCATGGCACccaggctggcagaggggaggagagtAGAGGGGGGCTGCGGGCACAGGTGATGGGAGCGGGTAGCAGTCCTCCATGCTCTCCCCGGGCTtgggccagcagcagctggaacagATGCCTCACACTAATGCCAAGTGTGGTGCAAAGTCGCTCCCCGGCCTGAGACTGGCAGCATTAGTCTGTTGGCAGCTCACAAGCATCGGCTCTCTGGATAAAGTGGGGCAGCAGAGTttataaaaaggcatttttggcATAAATAGCCATTGTTGGGCTTTTTCGCCACCTGCGGCTCACAAGAGTTTTCGTGCAAATGCTTAAATATGGCCATGTTCTTGCCAGGGCAGCGTTATGAATGGATTCTTCCACTCCACTTTAAACCACATTTGAATCTGCTTGACTGGTGTCTGGTTTCAGCAGGCCACATATTGGGATATAAACAGTTTGCAGAGCAGCCTTCTGTTGGCCTCTGCTTGTGAAATAAAGAGCCAAGCATcgctacaaaacaaaacaaaaagaaaaaaaaataaaaagcagcccTCCTGCCCGTGTCTGCATCAACCCCTCCCTGGGCCAGCCAGTGCAGTCCCCAGGCTGacacagccccagcacaggcacaggagtggggccaggctggcagctgccttGCTTGACATGGTGCTGGTTCGATGAGGAGTTTGGGGCACTTGGAGAGGGCATCTGCCACAGGATGTCCCCACCTCTGTAGCCCTAGAATAGATCCTGCTTTTACTGCAGTGGCTGGCCAAACTTTCAAGGGTTTGCAAGGTTAAATAAGCCAGGAATCCCCCTTGCCCAGCAAGGGACTGAGCAGCCACTGTGCAGTGACCTCCCAGGTGCAAAGCAAAGGTCACACAAGGTATTTAAAGTGCCtaacatttgctttttgaagCAGAGGTGCCCTGCCTCTGTGTATTAGTATTGCCATGCTTTGGAATAAAGGATTTGCTCACCttccaaatgcttttaaacGTCCAGGAGCACTCTTTACAAGCCaaagttttatttgtttcataaacaagtaaaattatattaatgtaAAACAGGTAAATGGACAAAAGTAAAACACACAGCACTGAACACAACGCTATAGCGCACTGACATGTAGAAGTGCAGTTCCCTCCCTCGTGCGATGCCCTCCCACCCAGGTCCCCAGAATGATTTCCTTGAAAAGCCTAATAGAGAGGTCCAAAATCTGATTCAGCTTAAACATGATGTACAGGTAACAGTATTGAATTATAAAGGTAACAATAACAGAGTAACTGTCTCAGAAAGGGGGAAGGTAAAAGAGTTCCCCccagctcttctttttctttctttcttcctttttttaatttttaaacaaataggTTGGGGGGAGGAATCCATGGaaataaacactttttcactccaagatatatatattaaaaaaagcagggtTCTCAGTGAACACAAAATCTATAAAACTACCATTGATCTGTGttgttttctccccatttttttttctttttaaaagttgctttaaaaaggataaaaagtgCACAGACACCCTTATAAGGCACAAACAGATCTTCTGTACAAATCATATATCATtggactgtttaaaaaaaatagcaatacGAGTACTAACAAATCTGTAAGAGGCTACCTTTTCCTGGAAATCTTTTATAAGAGGCCTATTTTGGAAAATGTATGTCGCTTTCAGACAGTCAGGGAGACACATCCACTGTTCTCACTGCTCGCTGCATGGCCACACTCCGGACCCTGACTCCTGTCACTGCCCTGACTGAGGTGGCTCCCTTGCTGGCCCTGCTGGATGCCGCCCTTCTGGAAACTGGTCTCAGCTGCCACAGCAAGAAATTCAACCTGTGCAAGGCGTCCCGCACAGCTCATACACAGCCTGGGGTGGATTCAGTATTTCTCCTTGctggcttaaaataaaaaaagaactacacaaaaaaaaaaaacaaccaactaaCCCCAAAAACCCACCGCAGGTATGCAATTAGCCCCGCTCATTGAGGACCTGAGCTGTCAGCAAAGCAAatgggctctgctctgcccatgCATGTAACTGCGTGCAGCCACCAAAAGGAACTGGGCACCCTGAAACCAGGGCAGCAGCCTGGTTTTTGCTAGGCTGGTGTTTGCTAGCCCAGAGCTGATCCAAGCTAACATCACTCACTGTGGATTCAGACAACTTTCCTTGAATTCCTCATCATGCAAAGGCGTCCCACTGCAGCCCAATCACCAGGCAGGCACTAACGTGCTTGGCCTTTCGTACCATTCTCACATACTTCTCCATCATCATGCTTAGTGCTGTGCTCACTCAGCACAGCTGGACTGTGGTCTGCAAAGGCAGTATCTGTGGTCCCTGTGTGAAACGCAGCCTGGAGGTCTGAGCGAGGCTCCAGCTGATGGAAAGCTGCCCTCGCTGCTTCCTTTTGCAAAGGTGTAAGTGAACTCATGGCACAGTTGCAGTGCCAGTGGCTCTGCTAAGGGCTGAgcaagtgcagcagcagcacagtcaGCGAGCTGTTTCCAAAAAGGGCTCTGCAAAGCCAGCAGGCTTTCGTGCCAGTGCAGCAGGGCAATGGGTGAGAGATCTCGCTCTACAGCAGCCTCTCATTTATAcacaattaaaatgttaattagctcttgaaggaaaaaaaatgttttcttcattccctgggagctggcagccacagcctgctgcaggaggaggatgacCTCCCCTGGGTGTGTGCTCTCTGATGGCAGAGTGGGGCTGGGACGGAGCTGTGTGCCAACTGGAAACCAAGCACAGCACCGCCAAACCACCACCCAGGCAGTGGTGCCACAAGAGGTGGCAGTGCACCCATGGCTACCAGCGCCTCGGAGGAGAGAGTGAGCGGGGAGGTGAGGCAACAGACACTGACAACGTCAGGCTGCCCCTCTGTGCCTGGAAGCCCTGAAATGTACAGGGGTTGCTattcttcttgtttgtttttgaactAAAATGTGGTAGTTGGACCTTTCTGAAGAAAGCCATTCTCAGGCACTTAGTGGCACATGGTCACTGAGCTAGAATGACATCAGCCCCTCTCTCATGATCCCATTTGCACCCTCTCTCTTCCTGTTTACGAACCTGGACCAGCAGGAAGCCGGCCAGGCTCAGGCTGAAGGACTGGATAGGAGCCGTGTAAATGGGCAGAGGATGGTGAATGGAGGGCAGCTCCTgtgagagcagcagggaggaggacaCCAAGCTCCTTGCACCAGACCCAATGCTGCATGCTCAGATGCTGCCCAGCTCATCCAGGCGGCTGCTGCTTGTAGCTGTCTAATATCACAGCTAAAACCCATTTACCTTTCAAGTCCCAACATCTAATAATAGCCACAgagcctttttctttcctcctcccaagTAAAGCCAAGTGAAACAGATCCCTATTCATCTCCACAAGTTCTCATCTACTGTTGGGACCCAGTGTccaagcagctgtgctgggaaacctggaaaggcaggagaaaaagcagataaaatcaGCACATACACAGTCCCCAGAAAAAACGTGAGCCTGCTGGGACTGGGTCAGAAATGAATTTCTCACCCCAGGCTCCaaaggggcaggaggaaggctgagccctgctgcagcactggctgcaggggaagggCTAGGGGAGGAGAGCCAGGCAGGATGGTGTGAGGTGGCAGCTGTGCCACCTGTGAAGAGGAGCAGACCAAAATGCAGGTGTATGCCTGGAGGTGACAAACACCATAATTGCAGGTGGTGGTAGCCCCATGCTTTTTCTAAGCCAGGATTCCAGTGTGCCCATCCAAACGCCCCTTTCATCCACAGGCTGCAATTTATGGTTTCAGGAGCCAGACATACAGGCAGTGCCTGAACAGCCCACCAGTGCTGCAAACTGCTCCATCACCGCTGTTGCAGCAGTTGAGGTTGGCTGGTGCTCTCAGTGGGCTCGTGCTCCTCGCTGCTACCCTGTGGCTGCTCCCCAGGTCTCAGCCTCTCTGGGCTAAAGTCCCTGCTCTgctacagaaagcaaaagctgctttaTCTAAGTCCAGACCAGCTTCTCCACGTGCCCCAGAAGCCTGTTCACAGGGGTGAAACCCAAACAAGTGAGAATCTAGCTGTGGTGCTATTTTGGCTCTAGCTAGTTCCCTTTACACAGAGGAACGTGACATGTTCAGATCAGTTTTGTCCACTTTGAACCCTCCCACTGGGCCTTGTCCTAATTTTGTTCCACCACAGTGCAAGCACCCGGCAGCAGCCCAGAGCTGTTGGGGTTTCGGGGTTGGGAAGCCCAGTGGCACCCAGTACTGACCAAGTGGCAACCTCCCCTTCCCAATCTACAGCACAGCAAGCCTCctccagaggaggaggaaggaaaaaagagcctTTGCACGAGAAATTTCTCATTTGCAGCTGGGTCAGGTCCAGACTGCAGTTCCCTGGATTGCCCATGGGCACACAGCCTGGCTGGCATGGCAGCCGTGCCTTTGGGCCCCACATGATCCTCAGCTCAATTTTATCCCTGAATTGTGCCCTACCAGTCAAATAAGGAAACACAGATAACGAGCCACTTGATAACGACTGACCAGCACGATAACCCATAAGCAGGGACGGAAAGGCATGGTTACTGCTAGTGGCGTTCCCCCTTCCTACAGCCCGAGCCGGGCGCTAAGGGCGGTATATTTTAATAACATCTTTGATGACCCGTCGGCAGATTGGGCAGCAGGCATTGAGCTGCTTCTTCAGCTTAAGACCACAGGTGTTGCAGAGGCACATGTGTCCACAGGTGTAGATCACCGTGTCCACCTCGCTGTCAAAGCAGACAGTGCATTCCCCATTCTTGCTGCTTGAAGGCTCCGGAGGGGGAAAGACAGGAGAGATGGGGGGGCTCAGGGGAGAGCTGGGAGCAGTCACTGCAAAAGAGGAGGCAGGAATGCGATTACTTTGTCACCAGGATGGTGCAAACCTGACACTAtacaacacacacacaagtcGGTTTTTAAGGCTCTTCCTTCTTTAGTCATTACCTGGTTCATTTGTCCAAACAAACCCCAGCGTATTCAAACTGGTAGCATGGGTACAGCTTCAGGCAGAACCTGCCATCCCTTTCCTGCAGATGGGGCAAGCACAGCTCGCCTGTGCTTCCCCAAGCAGCGCTGTGATTTTGCACACCCATTTCATGGTGTGGGtgtgcagagccctgctctccctgaAGGAGCCGTGCTCCACGCAGAGTGCTTCTGTATCTCACCAGCCGTGCTGGGTGGATGCAGTACACGCTGGGGCAGTACTGGGCAGGCCCCTCAAGGCCGTCTGCCTGAGACCTAAACACCAGCACCTGAGCAGTGATGCAGGCATGCTTCTGTCAGTGGAGCCCTGGCAGTGCAGAAAACAGCGGTCTGGGTGGTATAAGACCCCCCCCAGACAGGATATTGCACCCCCCCGCTATtgtagtgctgctgctgcagcaagggcAGCCGGACAGGGACCACTTTCATTAGACAGACCGACAAAGTGGGAAGCAACATGGCCCTTCTTCAGGCCATGAAAATCTTCTGACcgctctgtgttttcttccaatTGTTTCTGTTGGCCTCGCAGGAGATGAACATCTTCCCGCTAACCCTGCCCTGCTGTCTTGTGTAGCCCCACCTATCAGCCCAGATTTCTGTCGTGGCATCGCTGGCACGGCTGGGTGCTGAGGCCTAGGCTCTCCTTACCGAGCGATGACTCTGAAGCAGATGACGACCTGTTGACACTGAAGGCCATGTCCGAGTCGCTGTCATACTGCGAGCCGCCAGGGGATCCTGAGGGAGAGACGGTCACTGGGCTGGACTGCACAGTGCCTGCAAATACAGGAGAGAGCTGAGCCTGCCACAGGGCCAAAGGACACCCAAACCCCAGCTAAATGCCCCTCAGCCTGGTGAGTTGCTCCCACCCCAAGTGTGCAGGGTGCTTTAGGGCGAAGTCTGGCTGCTGAGTTAACCGCTGTCCCTTAGTAACAATACAGGTGCATGATTTTGGATGTGACCTCCAAGACCTGGACCTCACTATGCCACTGTACAAGTTCTGTTCGATGGTTCAGCTAAGTGAGCACCAGGTTATCTGACAGCCATCATTTGGGGTGTACAGTCACTTCCCCACGGTCCCaatccctccagcagcagcagcctcatTGTCTCACTGTCAGATTAGGGGCAGCTTGGAAAATGGTGTtgctttaaatgagaaaaacctGCTTTACAAAGGCACcaacatctgcttttctgaCAGAATTCTTAACAAGAGGAATGGAGAAGCACTGTAACTGATCTCCAGCAATAGATCAAAAATGACATCTGATACCCGAACTGTGGCAGTGTTTGGGGAGCGATTACTGTCCATCAGCAACACGTGTGCTTAAACCAGAGCTGCGCTCACAAAAATCATTGCCCTTACCAAAGCATGTGTTTAATACCTGTTGGCTGGAATAGTGAGTGTATAAAGAATCCCTCTGAAATTCAGCTGTCGTGTCCCCCTCgcctcccgcccccccgccaTCACCCCTGCCTCCCTACCTGTTGCTTATTTTATCTCTCAAGTTTCATCCTTTTCTGGGGGACTCACACAGGCTGCATACATCTGTGTGACAGCTACCATGTCTCACTCACTCTTGTTCGCAAGAGACCTTGTCTTGTTTGCAAACATAAGGTGAGATCAGGAGATGCTTCCTCACATTGGTGACCAACTGCTAAAGGCAACACTGCGAATGCAAACCTGTAGCTCCCATTATGGCCCAAGAAATGTCACCAGCCAGGTGCTCCccattataatttattttgtctgcACTTACCCACTATTTTGAGCTGGTTGATTACACCGTGTATTGTAAAAAACACCCAGAGAGACTGTGAGGTGTCCACGCACATCAGCATTCCTCGGCTGGCTCCATTCACCCTGTGGTGCACCTCTCCGTTTGGCAAGACCACGAAACTGAGAATGTCGCCGCTGTTGAGGACCGGGAATGCTCGGTAAACCACCCAGTACTCCTTGCGGTCCAAGAGAAAGTCTGGATCTGCTGGGAGCTCATTTGTCCGTAAAGTACTCGGATCACAAGAAGTGATGCCAAATGAAAGGGCCCCATAGTATGGCAACCCCAGATGTCCTATTTCCACAAAGAGGCTTTCACTGATGTGCAAGGGCCGGTCAGAAAACACCAAAGTCCTATTGCTTTCTTGCCAGTTGGTGCATGCAACCATCCGGTCCTGAGAAAAGGTGATGTCAGGTCCATGGGTGGGGTGGAATCGTAGGTCTgtgtccaggaaggctgggacTCCCTGGGCATGGTGCCGTCGGTTTGGGCAACAGGGGATGATATGGTTGTCTGTCGCGAGTCCTGGAACCCGACTTAGGTTTAGATTTGCAATTTTGGCCACCACTTGGTTATTTTCCAGTTCATTGTTATTGAAGTTGGCTGAATCATGGTTGCTCTGTGGAAGGCAAGTGCTCAGACGGGCAGTGCTGAGACGGGCAGTGGTCATGGTCTCCGCAAACATGCTATCTGTGAGATAAGCCCAGTGATAAGGGACATGAAAGTCAAGATACAATTACCTACTTTTATGGTTTCAATTGTAATTATTTCAGCCTACAGATTATCTGAGTTCTGTTCCTCTGAATggaaaaacagtggaaaaattaGCCAGAGGTCAACCACTAATGAAAGGCTAGTGGTGGAGAGTCTCATGTGGAGCAGGCAGAGAAATGGCTGCATCTTGGCACTGGCTGAGGAAAAACAAGTGTTATGAAGTACCCATGTAATCTGGGAGCCCCTTGCACTGGTGAACTGGGAAAAGCTGTAAACCAGTGTGGTCCTACAGTTTTCTCAGTAGAAGGGACTAATAGTTTGAGAGTGCTctgtaaaagaaggaaatgtctCAATACCTTATTGTCAAATGGTCTTGGCAAGCCAAATCTGCAACACAGTGATGGGCAAAGGAGCACAACCACAAATAGATATTCCTTTCACACTCCTTGTCATCGCCTTACAGCTGTGAGGTGCCTAGGCACAGGTGTGTCCAAGAGAGGTCATTTTACAAGAAGATTTCAAGCCTGGTATCTCAGGGGTGTTCACACTACTGCAGAGATTTTGAATTGAGAGCTTGTCACAAAAGCTACTTGCTGCAGGTgttacaaagatttttttttacgGTTAGAGagttattttcctcctttcacagCAAAGGGAAAGTCAGGATGCTGACTCTTAATTCATTGCCTAGATTTTCACCtcagccaggccaggccagggtGGGGATTTAAAGGTGTGCAGAGGTTCGGGAGCACCCTTCCTTCTACCTCCAGCACTGTCCAGGTGACTTGGACAATTCACGCCAAAGGTAAAGCATTAAACAACTGAGCAAAGTCAAAGCACATGGAAGTTAAGAGTGTGTGTGAATGAAGCAGACCCCTGGTCTTCCCAAAGATGGAGAGGGGAGAAGCATCCCAGCACCATCACTGCCTGCTCCTTGAAAGGGAAAATCACCAGGCTTTTGccaaagaagggaaaacacCCAAATTCACCCAGCAGCTGCAAAGCAGGGGCTGCCTTCGCTCAGAAGCCCATGCAGGAGAGGCCACCGGTGTAGGCTGATGGCTGGACCAGCTGCTTCTAGCAAGCATGGGGTATCTGGCAAGAAAAGCTCCCACAAAGGAGTAATACACATCCAAGCTTCATGATGCTGAAAGAAGCATTTTGTGCATCTCTATTTGAGCTATATTTCATAGCTTTCCCAACTTGCAAACCTTTGGGAGGAGGGGACAGAGCGACAAACATGTCCAATATGACGCCATCACATCTGTAGCAAAGAGGCTGGGCCCCCTGGTGCCCCAGATGGTTGAGCATCGCCCTCATTCCTGGAGTACCTTGTGGGGATTggtattttgatttaaaaaaaaaaatcagaatacagGTGCCCCCAGGCCAAGTATTCCACTCCGCACACTTGGATGCCATGTGCAGGACTGGGGGCCAGAAATaagctgcatttaatttttctaattctaATCTAATGAAGAAGGAGGACTGCTCTGGTGAAGCAGCTGCACTGGCCAATACAGCAAATGTTCCTTCACCTCCGTGATGAGCACCAGAGGCTTGGAGTGTGTCACAATTGCAATTACAGGATAAGCTACTGGTGAGGTTTAATTACACATTTGAGGTAGAGGAGGCAGGGCAAAGTGTTGTTTATGTGTAACCTTCTTGGCTGGAAAATAATTGGTACCATTCAGAAGAATATGTGATGGAGCTGCCGGCCCACTGACTAACCATTTCACAGCTTATCACTGGTGTCTGTTCAGTGTGAGGATGAAGGCACCATCCCCTCGAGCAGGTGCAGCTTAGCTTGGCTGTTAAAACTAAATCAGCTTCTAGGAGCCTCTGGGAAAGGGCAACACtctcatattttaaaaggatttcCTGTGCTGTACACCAGTTTAAAACACTCCATGTAACACTGAATCCATCTGAAATTTCAATGCCATAAAAGTCATGAAAGGAAAGCAATTCCATGGCAATCAGCTCAGTTCATTAATGGGAACAAATTAATCCCCTCTTGTAGGCCTCCCCAAGGATGATGCTTGTACATGAGCCAGGCACCACCTGAATGCAATGATCTGCTTAGGGGTGAGAGACGATGTGGCATGCGGTGGAAAGGATCCCGAAGCACTCAGGACATCATACTACATTTTCTCATCACTCTTCAGCTGGTGGGCTGTatcctgtgctgcagctgctgctttgcagacatACAGTGATGCCCATGTTTAAGGGAAGGATAAATGGGGATATACCTGCAAACACAGCTTGTTAAACTGCCAGTCTAAGTGGGGACCAAGGTCAAGAGTtgagagaggggctggggaagggtgcCAGGAAACTCTTGAGGAATGGGTCATAGTTTTCCAGTGGACTGGCAGTAACTGGTATCTGGGAAAGAAGAGGGGAAGCCAGAGCCAGTCACCTTTGTCTCCTCAGTCCCTGTGACCTCGCACCATGTTTTTCCACACCATAGCAGCACATTTAGCTCAGAAAAAGCTGGGTAAAGTTACATGTAAAAATTTCCATCTAGCCCTTCACATGGCTACTATAGTGCACAGCCTTAGGACTTTCCATCACTGACATCTCTGAAATACATTGCTTTCTGGATCCCCGCTGCTGGCAAAAGAGAAATGCTTAATTTGAAGTTACCAAGAGTAAATTAGTGTTCTTAAGTGTCCCATGGAAATGATCAACCAGATAGATCACACATCTTTTCTCCATGATCATGCTTTTGTGGAAAGAGCAAACAGAACAACAAGCCTTGGGACAAAATACACACTTACCTAGTATTTGCACTTCATATGTAATTCCATAGACGTCTATGAGTGCCCAGAGAGGACTGGAAACTTTAATACCACAGTGAAACAATACTGGCTCCTCGTCATTAATACTGTAGAAGACTCTCCCATGACGGTCAACCCAGAAGGCCAAGATATTGTCTCTCACAGCAAACCTCTCTGGCAAAGCTTTGGCCCAGTATCCAGGTCGGGTCACTAGGTCCGGACAGGCGTACTTTGGTATTTCGTCAGAGCTCATCTGCGATGGGTCGTGAATGGTGAAGCCGAAGCGTAGGGCCCCACTCCAGCCATGATGCACAGCCACCAGCTTCAGCCTGACTTTCTCATAGAGGTGGATGGGCCGGTTGGTGAAGGTGACC from the Phalacrocorax aristotelis chromosome 8, bGulAri2.1, whole genome shotgun sequence genome contains:
- the NEURL1B gene encoding E3 ubiquitin-protein ligase NEURL1B isoform X1, with protein sequence MGNAESVVRGAAGVDTSHQARSVSSRPYYSLPNSSHERRSVLAIVEPLRFHSQAKGKNVRLDAHSRKATRRNSFCNGVTFTNRPIHLYEKVRLKLVAVHHGWSGALRFGFTIHDPSQMSSDEIPKYACPDLVTRPGYWAKALPERFAVRDNILAFWVDRHGRVFYSINDEEPVLFHCGIKVSSPLWALIDVYGITYEVQILDSMFAETMTTARLSTARLSTCLPQSNHDSANFNNNELENNQVVAKIANLNLSRVPGLATDNHIIPCCPNRRHHAQGVPAFLDTDLRFHPTHGPDITFSQDRMVACTNWQESNRTLVFSDRPLHISESLFVEIGHLGLPYYGALSFGITSCDPSTLRTNELPADPDFLLDRKEYWVVYRAFPVLNSGDILSFVVLPNGEVHHRVNGASRGMLMCVDTSQSLWVFFTIHGVINQLKIVGTVQSSPVTVSPSGSPGGSQYDSDSDMAFSVNRSSSASESSLVTAPSSPLSPPISPVFPPPEPSSSKNGECTVCFDSEVDTVIYTCGHMCLCNTCGLKLKKQLNACCPICRRVIKDVIKIYRP
- the NEURL1B gene encoding E3 ubiquitin-protein ligase NEURL1B isoform X2; its protein translation is MGNTVHKTLADTSHQARSVSSRPYYSLPNSSHERRSVLAIVEPLRFHSQAKGKNVRLDAHSRKATRRNSFCNGVTFTNRPIHLYEKVRLKLVAVHHGWSGALRFGFTIHDPSQMSSDEIPKYACPDLVTRPGYWAKALPERFAVRDNILAFWVDRHGRVFYSINDEEPVLFHCGIKVSSPLWALIDVYGITYEVQILDSMFAETMTTARLSTARLSTCLPQSNHDSANFNNNELENNQVVAKIANLNLSRVPGLATDNHIIPCCPNRRHHAQGVPAFLDTDLRFHPTHGPDITFSQDRMVACTNWQESNRTLVFSDRPLHISESLFVEIGHLGLPYYGALSFGITSCDPSTLRTNELPADPDFLLDRKEYWVVYRAFPVLNSGDILSFVVLPNGEVHHRVNGASRGMLMCVDTSQSLWVFFTIHGVINQLKIVGTVQSSPVTVSPSGSPGGSQYDSDSDMAFSVNRSSSASESSLVTAPSSPLSPPISPVFPPPEPSSSKNGECTVCFDSEVDTVIYTCGHMCLCNTCGLKLKKQLNACCPICRRVIKDVIKIYRP